Proteins encoded by one window of Homoserinimonas aerilata:
- a CDS encoding trimeric intracellular cation channel family protein, whose product MAETLFTIPLWADIVAVAVGSVQGGLFAAGFRDRKLDLLGIAIIGTGTGLGGGLLRDLMLNVPPVAFQTNWYLLVAVLAALLGMLLNRLFTRVAIAIAILDALTIGLFAAIGTAKALDLGLPAIPAVFIGVLGGVGGGIVRDLLLNLPIAVMHVGSLYAVAAVGGCTVMVIAVGLGVELTVAAIVCVVLTTLVRILAMRFGWSLPEQRELSRLPRLPRWPRNVR is encoded by the coding sequence GTGGCCGAGACCCTCTTCACCATCCCCCTCTGGGCAGACATCGTCGCGGTCGCCGTCGGAAGCGTGCAGGGCGGTCTCTTCGCCGCCGGATTCCGCGACCGCAAGCTCGATCTGCTCGGCATCGCCATCATCGGCACCGGAACAGGCCTCGGCGGCGGCCTGCTGCGCGACCTCATGCTCAACGTGCCACCCGTCGCGTTCCAGACCAACTGGTACCTGCTCGTCGCCGTGCTCGCCGCACTGCTCGGGATGCTCCTCAACCGACTGTTCACCAGAGTCGCCATCGCCATCGCCATCCTCGACGCCCTCACCATCGGCCTCTTCGCCGCAATCGGCACAGCGAAAGCGCTCGACCTCGGCCTGCCCGCCATCCCCGCAGTGTTCATCGGAGTGCTCGGCGGCGTCGGCGGCGGAATCGTGCGCGACCTGCTGCTGAACCTGCCCATCGCCGTCATGCACGTCGGATCGCTGTACGCCGTCGCAGCAGTCGGCGGATGCACCGTCATGGTCATCGCCGTCGGCCTCGGCGTCGAACTCACGGTCGCCGCCATCGTGTGCGTCGTGCTCACCACGCTCGTGCGCATCCTCGCCATGCGCTTCGGCTGGAGCCTGCCGGAGCAGCGCGAACTCAGTCGGCTGCCCCGGCTACCGCGATGGCCGCGGAACGTGCGGTGA
- the recO gene encoding DNA repair protein RecO, producing the protein MPLYRDDVVVLRTHKLGEADRIVTMLSRRHGKIRAVAKGVRRTASKFGARLEPFMVADVQFFEGRSLDIVTQAESLGSYGAEITADYGSYTAASTMVEAADKLTEDEGSLQQYLLLVGALRSLARAEHGASLTLDSYLLRSLAIAGWAPSFFDCAMTGVAGPHSAFVVQMGGVVADAVAPPGAPRLDPATLGLLAALLAGDWEAAELADDRARSQASGVVAAYTQFHLERKLRSLEHVDRRRTEPRAGRHDEAEPAAEPQEQPPAAEQAQEQIQEQGSPA; encoded by the coding sequence ATGCCGCTCTACCGAGATGACGTCGTCGTGCTTCGCACCCACAAGCTGGGCGAGGCCGACCGCATTGTGACGATGCTGAGCAGGCGGCACGGCAAGATCCGGGCGGTGGCGAAGGGTGTGCGGCGTACGGCGTCGAAGTTCGGTGCACGGTTGGAGCCGTTCATGGTCGCCGATGTGCAGTTCTTTGAGGGGCGTTCGCTCGACATCGTCACCCAGGCGGAGTCGTTGGGTTCCTACGGCGCCGAGATCACGGCCGACTATGGCAGCTACACGGCGGCGAGCACCATGGTGGAGGCGGCCGACAAGCTCACCGAGGATGAGGGCAGTCTGCAGCAGTATCTGCTGCTGGTCGGGGCGTTGCGGTCGCTTGCCCGGGCCGAGCACGGCGCGAGTCTCACTCTCGACTCGTATCTTCTGCGGTCGCTGGCGATCGCCGGCTGGGCGCCGAGTTTCTTCGACTGCGCCATGACGGGCGTGGCCGGCCCGCATTCGGCGTTCGTGGTTCAGATGGGTGGTGTTGTCGCTGATGCGGTGGCGCCTCCGGGTGCCCCGCGGCTCGACCCGGCGACCCTCGGCCTGCTCGCGGCGCTGCTTGCGGGCGATTGGGAGGCGGCGGAGCTTGCCGACGACCGGGCGCGATCGCAGGCGAGCGGAGTCGTCGCCGCCTACACGCAGTTCCATCTGGAGCGTAAGCTCCGGTCGCTTGAGCATGTCGACCGCCGCAGGACGGAACCCCGTGCGGGGCGGCACGATGAGGCCGAGCCTGCGGCAGAACCGCAGGAGCAGCCGCCGGCCGCGGAACAGGCCCAGGAGCAGATTCAGGAGCAGGGGAGCCCCGCATGA
- a CDS encoding isoprenyl transferase: MTRDSRSHVAKTHRDAVDFKPVDWTGLYPPQLPKAAVPAHVAVVMDGNGRWANARGLTRIEGHKAGESALLDVVAGAIQIGVKHLSVYAFSTENWKRSPEEVRFLMGFNRGVLHRRRDQLNDWGVRVRWAGRRPRLWTSVIKELEFAEQLTAGNSTLTLTMCVNYGGRTEIADAVRSIAEDVAAGRMSPSAVTEKAIARRLYAPELPDVDLFVRSSGEQRTSNFMLWQSAYAEMVFLDTLWPDFSREQLWEAVEIYARRNRRFGGAVDAPSA, encoded by the coding sequence ATGACCCGCGATTCGCGCAGCCATGTCGCCAAGACGCACCGTGACGCCGTCGACTTCAAGCCTGTCGACTGGACGGGCCTCTACCCGCCGCAGTTGCCGAAGGCGGCCGTGCCCGCCCATGTCGCGGTGGTCATGGATGGCAATGGGCGCTGGGCGAACGCCCGCGGCCTGACCCGTATCGAGGGCCACAAGGCGGGGGAGTCTGCGCTGCTCGATGTCGTGGCGGGGGCGATCCAGATCGGCGTGAAGCATCTGAGCGTGTACGCGTTCTCGACCGAGAACTGGAAGCGTTCGCCCGAGGAGGTTCGCTTTCTGATGGGCTTCAATCGCGGCGTGCTGCACCGCAGGCGCGATCAGCTCAACGACTGGGGTGTGCGCGTGCGCTGGGCGGGGCGCAGGCCGCGACTGTGGACATCCGTCATCAAGGAGCTCGAGTTCGCCGAGCAGCTCACGGCAGGCAACAGCACGCTGACGCTCACCATGTGCGTCAATTACGGCGGGCGAACCGAGATCGCGGATGCTGTGCGCAGCATCGCCGAGGATGTTGCCGCCGGTCGCATGTCGCCGTCTGCGGTGACGGAGAAGGCGATCGCCCGCAGGTTGTACGCCCCGGAGCTTCCCGATGTGGACCTGTTCGTGCGCAGCTCGGGCGAGCAGCGCACGAGCAACTTCATGCTGTGGCAGAGTGCCTACGCCGAGATGGTGTTCCTTGACACGCTGTGGCCCGACTTCTCGCGGGAGCAGCTGTGGGAGGCGGTCGAGATCTACGCGCGCCGCAACCGCCGCTTCGGCGGTGCCGTCGACGCCCCCTCCGCCTGA
- a CDS encoding NUDIX hydrolase — MGDTGVNLAISTVIFALRPAPDGGAPTLWIPLVRRIRDPHLGLWALPGGPLLPEESLAEAAAHNLKSTTDVEPRYLEQLYAFGEPDRSPGDRVVSIVYWALVHSGEAEQLAEGENVRWFVADEVPRLAFDHNTIIEYALWRLRNKMEYSRIAHALLGETFTLTQLREVHEAVLGRPLDPANFRRQIESSGDVVATDQVVTGGRHRPPRLFRYIGSVDLGDTGPLSG, encoded by the coding sequence ATGGGCGACACGGGCGTGAACCTCGCGATCTCGACGGTCATCTTCGCGCTGCGCCCCGCGCCCGACGGCGGCGCGCCCACGCTGTGGATTCCGTTGGTGCGTCGCATCCGTGACCCGCATCTGGGCCTGTGGGCGCTGCCGGGCGGCCCGCTCCTGCCGGAGGAGAGCCTCGCCGAGGCGGCCGCGCACAACCTCAAATCGACGACCGATGTCGAGCCGCGCTACCTCGAGCAGTTGTACGCGTTCGGCGAGCCCGACCGTTCGCCGGGTGACCGCGTCGTGTCGATCGTGTACTGGGCGCTTGTGCACTCCGGCGAGGCCGAGCAGCTGGCCGAGGGCGAGAATGTGCGCTGGTTCGTGGCCGATGAGGTGCCGCGGCTGGCATTCGACCACAACACGATCATCGAGTACGCGCTGTGGCGGCTGCGCAACAAGATGGAGTACAGCCGCATCGCGCACGCGCTGCTCGGTGAGACGTTCACGCTCACGCAGCTGCGTGAGGTGCACGAGGCCGTTCTGGGGCGCCCGCTCGACCCCGCCAACTTTCGGCGCCAGATCGAGTCGTCGGGTGATGTCGTCGCCACCGATCAGGTGGTCACGGGTGGCAGGCATCGGCCGCCGCGCCTCTTCCGGTACATCGGCTCCGTCGATCTCGGCGACACCGGCCCGCTCTCCGGCTAG
- the nadA gene encoding quinolinate synthase NadA, producing MTSVDTTIQRIRLTGAPADELCTTDLVEAPWNFDTVPGYGPGSSMGDVIPVGSPRQGQLPAEYRTASPEELDRRIRAAKAELGERLVILGHHYQRDEIIEYADFVGDSFQLANAAQTVPNAEAIVFCGVHFMAETADVLARDGQAVILPNLAAGCSMADMADIDSVTECWEQLEALYGTEPDADGRVPVIPVTYMNSSAALKGFCGAHGGIVCTSSNAKAVLEWAFERGQRVLFFPDQHLGRNTAKAMGVPLELMPLWNPLKPLGGNEEQHLHDARVLLWHGFCSVHRRFTTAQIDQARAEHPGVRVIVHPECPQPVVDAADEAGSTDYILKAVAAAAEPTTFAIGTEINMVTRLAAQYPQHTIFCLDPVICPCSTMYRIHPGYLAWVLEAFVRGEVLNRITVDEGVTATAKLALERMLAARPAG from the coding sequence GTGACCTCAGTCGACACGACCATTCAACGCATCCGCCTCACCGGTGCGCCCGCAGACGAACTCTGCACGACCGATCTCGTCGAGGCTCCGTGGAATTTCGACACCGTGCCGGGTTACGGGCCGGGCTCGTCGATGGGCGATGTGATTCCGGTCGGCTCGCCGCGTCAGGGCCAGCTCCCCGCGGAGTACCGCACCGCGTCGCCTGAGGAGCTTGACCGTCGCATCCGCGCCGCCAAGGCGGAGCTGGGGGAGCGGCTCGTGATCCTCGGCCACCACTATCAGCGTGACGAGATCATCGAGTACGCCGACTTCGTGGGTGATTCGTTCCAGTTGGCGAATGCCGCGCAGACGGTGCCGAATGCTGAGGCGATCGTGTTCTGCGGGGTGCATTTCATGGCCGAGACGGCCGACGTGCTCGCCCGCGACGGGCAGGCCGTGATCCTTCCGAATCTGGCCGCCGGGTGTTCGATGGCCGACATGGCCGACATCGATTCGGTCACCGAATGCTGGGAGCAGCTGGAGGCGCTGTACGGCACGGAGCCGGATGCGGATGGCCGGGTGCCGGTCATCCCGGTCACCTACATGAACTCCTCGGCGGCGCTCAAGGGTTTCTGCGGTGCACATGGCGGAATCGTCTGCACCTCATCCAACGCGAAGGCCGTGCTCGAGTGGGCCTTCGAGCGGGGGCAACGGGTGCTGTTCTTCCCCGACCAGCATCTCGGGCGCAACACGGCCAAGGCGATGGGCGTGCCCCTCGAGCTGATGCCGCTGTGGAACCCGCTCAAGCCGCTCGGCGGCAACGAGGAGCAGCACCTGCACGACGCCCGCGTTCTGCTGTGGCACGGCTTCTGCTCCGTGCACAGGCGCTTCACGACGGCCCAGATCGACCAGGCCAGGGCGGAGCATCCGGGCGTTCGCGTCATCGTGCACCCGGAGTGCCCGCAGCCTGTCGTCGATGCCGCCGACGAGGCGGGCTCGACCGATTACATCCTCAAGGCGGTGGCTGCGGCGGCCGAGCCGACGACGTTCGCCATCGGCACCGAGATCAACATGGTCACGCGGCTGGCCGCGCAGTACCCGCAGCACACCATCTTCTGCCTCGACCCGGTCATCTGCCCCTGTTCCACGATGTACCGCATCCATCCCGGCTATCTGGCCTGGGTGCTTGAGGCGTTCGTGCGCGGCGAGGTCCTGAACCGCATCACCGTCGACGAGGGCGTCACGGCGACGGCGAAGCTGGCGCTTGAGCGGATGCTCGCAGCCCGGCCGGCAGGCTGA
- the nadB gene encoding L-aspartate oxidase, translating into MGTVIVVGSGAAGLTAALGASREHEVVLLTKAELGESNSLYAQGGVAAALSEDDSTELHLADTLRAAAGAGDEEAARVLCEEGPQRVRELIELGVDFDRDGAALARGQEGAHSLARVLHAGGDATGRAIVAALTRAVRASGVRIVENAFLLDLVVRDGVVVGVEVLRAGVRLAIEADAVVVASGGAGQLFLHTTNPAGATGDGVAAALRAGARLADAEFYQFHPTALAVPGTPLVSEAVRGEGAVLRDANGVRFMLDEHPDAELAPRDVVARAISRTMARQGGEPVLLDCTGLGTELAQRFPGFWALCAKHGFDPSSEGIPVTPAAHYWMGGIETDLDGRSSIPGLFAIGEAACTGAHGANRLASNSLLEALVFAHRVVDALEGIGAGRELVPDAHAAVALAPEQPAGSPLDRRDLQKLMWRFVGLERDAAGLTEATHTLDRWSLRHGEARSGSVHDLETANLLEVARAVVAAAAERTHSLGAHWRSDDVHPERDTSLASGTSGHESIDPARKAVLL; encoded by the coding sequence ATGGGCACCGTCATCGTTGTCGGCTCCGGGGCCGCTGGTCTCACGGCGGCGCTCGGGGCCTCCCGCGAGCACGAGGTTGTTCTGCTCACGAAGGCGGAGCTGGGCGAGAGCAACAGCCTGTACGCGCAGGGCGGCGTCGCGGCCGCGCTGTCGGAGGATGACAGCACCGAGCTGCACCTCGCCGACACGCTGCGCGCGGCAGCGGGCGCCGGCGACGAGGAGGCGGCGCGCGTGCTCTGCGAGGAGGGCCCGCAGCGTGTGCGCGAGTTGATCGAGCTCGGCGTCGACTTCGACCGTGACGGCGCCGCGTTGGCCCGCGGCCAGGAGGGTGCCCATTCGCTCGCTCGCGTGCTGCATGCGGGCGGTGATGCGACGGGTCGCGCGATCGTTGCGGCCCTGACCCGCGCGGTGCGCGCCTCGGGCGTGCGAATCGTGGAGAACGCGTTTCTCCTGGACCTGGTGGTTCGCGATGGTGTGGTCGTCGGCGTTGAGGTGCTCCGCGCCGGGGTGCGGCTGGCGATCGAGGCGGATGCCGTCGTCGTGGCGAGCGGCGGCGCTGGGCAGCTGTTCCTGCACACGACCAACCCCGCGGGCGCGACGGGCGATGGCGTGGCGGCGGCCCTGCGCGCCGGTGCGCGCCTCGCCGATGCCGAGTTCTACCAGTTCCACCCGACGGCCCTCGCGGTGCCCGGCACACCGCTCGTGTCCGAGGCGGTGCGCGGCGAGGGAGCTGTGCTGCGGGATGCGAACGGCGTCCGTTTCATGCTTGACGAGCATCCGGATGCTGAGCTTGCCCCTCGAGATGTCGTCGCGAGGGCGATCTCCCGCACAATGGCACGGCAGGGTGGCGAGCCGGTTCTCCTGGACTGCACAGGCCTGGGCACTGAGCTCGCGCAGCGCTTTCCCGGTTTCTGGGCGCTCTGCGCGAAGCATGGCTTCGACCCTTCCAGTGAGGGGATCCCGGTGACGCCGGCGGCCCACTACTGGATGGGCGGAATCGAAACCGATCTCGATGGCCGCAGCAGCATCCCGGGCCTCTTCGCGATCGGTGAGGCGGCCTGCACGGGAGCGCACGGCGCCAACAGGCTCGCCTCGAATTCGCTGCTGGAGGCCCTCGTGTTCGCCCATCGCGTCGTCGACGCGCTCGAGGGCATCGGGGCCGGACGCGAACTGGTTCCGGATGCGCATGCCGCCGTGGCGCTCGCCCCGGAGCAGCCTGCCGGGTCACCCCTCGATCGCCGCGATCTGCAGAAGCTCATGTGGCGATTCGTCGGGCTCGAACGGGATGCGGCAGGGCTCACTGAGGCGACACACACGCTCGACCGCTGGTCGCTGCGCCATGGTGAGGCTCGCAGCGGTTCGGTGCACGATCTCGAGACGGCCAATCTGCTCGAGGTGGCGCGCGCCGTGGTTGCGGCCGCCGCGGAGCGGACGCACTCGCTCGGCGCGCACTGGCGCAGCGACGACGTGCACCCAGAACGCGACACCTCTCTCGCATCCGGAACCTCCGGACACGAGTCGATCGATCCCGCCCGAAAGGCCGTGCTCCTGTGA
- the nadC gene encoding carboxylating nicotinate-nucleotide diphosphorylase produces MIPAATVESVVRAALAEDAPWGDVTSESLLPEGSQAVAELAAREPGILAGAGVFAAAMHAVDPSIEVELLLADGEAFAAGALLARVSGDARGILRAERVGLNLVQRLSGIATETARYVAAVAGTRARIVDTRKTTPGLRALERHAVRCGGGHNHRFSLSDAVLAKDNHLAVLTRGGRDLTEALREARERLGHTVHFEVEVDRVDQIEPVIAAGIDTIMLDNFTPEQLREGVAIVAGRALVEASGGVSLATVAEIAATGVDVISVGALTHSVRSLDLGLDVVVR; encoded by the coding sequence GTGATCCCTGCTGCCACTGTCGAATCCGTTGTTCGCGCCGCCCTTGCCGAGGATGCGCCCTGGGGCGACGTCACGAGCGAGTCGCTTCTGCCGGAGGGCTCGCAGGCCGTCGCCGAGCTGGCCGCCCGGGAGCCCGGCATCCTGGCAGGCGCCGGGGTCTTCGCCGCGGCGATGCACGCCGTCGACCCGTCGATCGAGGTGGAGTTGCTGCTTGCCGACGGCGAGGCCTTCGCGGCGGGCGCCCTGCTGGCGCGGGTCTCGGGTGACGCCCGCGGCATCCTCAGGGCTGAGCGTGTCGGCCTCAATCTCGTGCAGCGGCTCAGCGGCATCGCCACGGAGACCGCCCGCTATGTCGCCGCCGTCGCCGGCACGCGTGCGCGCATCGTCGACACACGCAAGACCACTCCGGGCCTGCGTGCGCTCGAACGCCACGCCGTCCGCTGCGGGGGCGGGCACAATCACCGTTTCTCCCTCTCGGATGCGGTGCTCGCCAAAGACAATCATCTGGCGGTGCTGACGAGGGGCGGCCGCGACCTCACGGAGGCGCTGCGCGAGGCGCGCGAGCGGCTCGGCCACACCGTGCACTTCGAGGTGGAGGTCGATCGCGTCGATCAGATCGAGCCGGTCATCGCCGCGGGCATCGACACGATCATGCTCGACAACTTCACGCCGGAGCAGCTTCGGGAGGGCGTCGCGATCGTCGCCGGCCGCGCTCTCGTCGAGGCGAGCGGCGGTGTGTCGCTCGCGACGGTCGCCGAGATCGCGGCCACGGGTGTCGACGTGATCTCCGTGGGCGCGCTCACGCACAGCGTGCGTTCACTCGACCTCGGGCTCGACGTGGTCGTGCGTTGA
- a CDS encoding cysteine desulfurase family protein, with product MDDAGPLYLDHAATSPVRREVLEAMWPYLSSEFGNPSSHHAAGESAARALDWARSTVAAVLGCRASEIVFTGGGTEANNLAIKGVALARPRGRHVVISAVEHPSVLESCAYLERFHGFEVARLPVDSYGLVAPADFEAALHEDTTLASVMYANNEIGTVQPIAELAGIGRAVGVPFHSDAVQAAGWLPLDVDGLGVDALTLAGHKLGAPKGIGVLFCRARIPLEPVLHGGGQERGRRSGTQDVAGAVGLATALVLADDERKAGADALGRLRDEFIARILAGVQGSTLTGHPSLRLAGSASFCFAGTSGEAVLLELERRGVLVSSGSACAAGSSDPSPVLLAIGVEPELAQTAVRFTFGAQIERAQLLAVADAVEASVAAVRGIR from the coding sequence ATGGACGACGCCGGGCCCCTCTATCTCGATCACGCGGCGACGAGCCCTGTGCGTCGTGAGGTGCTCGAGGCGATGTGGCCCTATCTGAGCTCTGAGTTCGGCAACCCTTCCAGCCATCACGCTGCGGGGGAGTCGGCCGCAAGAGCCCTCGACTGGGCGCGATCGACGGTTGCTGCGGTTCTCGGCTGCCGGGCCTCGGAGATCGTGTTCACGGGTGGCGGCACCGAGGCGAACAATCTCGCGATCAAGGGTGTGGCTCTGGCGCGGCCCCGCGGCCGTCACGTCGTGATCTCGGCTGTCGAGCATCCGTCTGTTCTGGAGTCCTGCGCCTATCTGGAACGCTTTCACGGCTTCGAGGTCGCCCGCCTGCCGGTCGATTCGTACGGACTCGTCGCGCCTGCTGACTTCGAGGCGGCGCTGCATGAGGACACGACCCTTGCGAGCGTCATGTACGCCAACAACGAGATCGGCACAGTGCAGCCGATCGCCGAACTCGCCGGCATCGGCCGTGCGGTTGGCGTCCCGTTCCACAGTGATGCGGTGCAGGCGGCCGGATGGCTGCCGCTCGACGTGGACGGGCTCGGCGTCGACGCGCTCACCCTCGCCGGCCACAAGCTGGGCGCGCCGAAGGGCATCGGGGTGCTGTTCTGCCGGGCCCGCATCCCGCTCGAACCCGTTCTGCACGGCGGCGGGCAGGAACGCGGGCGCAGATCAGGAACTCAGGATGTCGCCGGGGCCGTCGGGCTGGCGACGGCGCTCGTGCTCGCGGACGACGAGCGAAAGGCGGGGGCGGATGCCCTGGGTCGCCTCCGCGACGAATTCATCGCCAGAATTCTGGCAGGGGTGCAGGGCTCCACCCTCACGGGGCACCCGAGCCTCCGTCTCGCCGGCAGCGCGTCATTCTGCTTTGCGGGTACGAGCGGCGAAGCGGTGCTGCTCGAGTTGGAACGAAGAGGGGTGCTGGTGTCGAGCGGCTCCGCCTGCGCGGCGGGCAGCTCGGATCCGTCGCCCGTACTGCTGGCGATCGGCGTGGAGCCGGAACTGGCCCAGACGGCGGTGCGCTTCACGTTCGGCGCCCAGATCGAGCGAGCACAACTGCTCGCCGTCGCGGACGCCGTCGAGGCATCCGTTGCAGCCGTGCGCGGCATTCGCTGA
- a CDS encoding glycine--tRNA ligase — MAIASSLDSVISLAKRRGFVFQAGEIYGGSRSAWDYGPLGVELKENIKREWWQTFVRSREDMVGLDSSVIIPKAVWEASGHVATFTDPLVECTSCHHRFRQDHLIEAFEAKKGREAKDGMSEIACPNCGTRGQFTEPQLFSGLMKTFLGPVDNEAGLNYLRPETAQGIFVNFNNVLTASRKKPPFGIGQIGKAFRNEITPGNFIFRTREFEQMEIEFFTAPDEADAWFKEWVEACWNWFIDLGIDPENMRRFDVPDGERAHYSAGTIDLEYRFGFQGSEWGELMGIANRTDFDLGAHSKASGTELSYFDQASGERYTPYVIEPSFGLTRSMMAFLVDAYHEDEAPNAKGGVDKRTVLRLDPRLAPVKAAVLPLSRNEQLSPLAKELATDLRRRWNIDFDDAGAIGRRYRRQDEIGTPFCITIDFDTLEDKAVTVRERDSMQQERVSLDLLQGYLAERLLGA; from the coding sequence GTGGCCATCGCCTCATCCCTCGATTCGGTTATCTCCCTGGCCAAGCGCCGGGGTTTCGTGTTCCAGGCGGGTGAGATCTACGGCGGCTCCCGTTCGGCGTGGGACTACGGGCCCCTCGGCGTCGAGCTGAAGGAGAACATCAAGCGCGAATGGTGGCAGACCTTCGTGCGCAGCCGCGAGGACATGGTGGGTCTCGACTCGTCCGTCATCATCCCGAAGGCGGTCTGGGAGGCATCCGGCCACGTCGCGACGTTCACCGACCCGCTCGTCGAGTGCACCTCCTGCCACCACCGTTTCCGCCAGGACCACCTGATCGAGGCGTTCGAGGCGAAGAAGGGCCGCGAGGCGAAGGATGGGATGAGCGAGATCGCCTGCCCCAACTGCGGAACGCGCGGGCAGTTCACCGAACCCCAGCTGTTCTCGGGGCTCATGAAGACCTTCCTCGGCCCTGTCGACAACGAGGCGGGCCTCAACTATCTGCGCCCCGAGACGGCACAGGGCATCTTCGTCAACTTCAACAATGTGCTCACGGCGTCGCGCAAGAAGCCCCCATTCGGCATCGGCCAGATCGGCAAGGCGTTCCGCAACGAGATCACGCCCGGCAACTTCATCTTCCGCACCCGCGAGTTCGAGCAGATGGAGATCGAGTTCTTCACCGCGCCCGATGAGGCGGACGCCTGGTTCAAGGAGTGGGTCGAGGCCTGCTGGAACTGGTTCATCGACCTGGGGATCGACCCCGAGAACATGCGCCGCTTCGACGTTCCCGACGGCGAGCGCGCCCACTACTCGGCGGGCACGATCGACCTCGAGTACCGTTTCGGTTTCCAGGGCTCCGAGTGGGGCGAGCTGATGGGCATCGCGAACCGTACCGACTTCGACCTCGGTGCGCACAGCAAGGCATCCGGAACCGAGCTCAGCTACTTCGACCAGGCATCCGGCGAGCGTTACACGCCGTACGTGATCGAGCCCTCCTTCGGCCTCACCCGTTCGATGATGGCGTTCCTTGTGGATGCTTATCACGAGGATGAGGCGCCCAACGCGAAGGGCGGCGTCGACAAGCGCACGGTGCTGCGTCTCGACCCGCGCCTGGCCCCGGTGAAGGCTGCCGTGCTGCCGCTGAGCCGCAACGAGCAGCTCTCGCCGCTCGCCAAGGAGCTGGCCACCGATCTGCGCCGTCGCTGGAACATCGACTTCGATGATGCGGGCGCGATCGGCCGCCGCTATCGTCGCCAGGATGAGATCGGCACTCCGTTCTGCATCACGATCGACTTCGACACGCTCGAGGACAAGGCCGTGACGGTGCGCGAGCGCGACAGCATGCAGCAGGAGCGCGTCTCGCTCGACCTCCTGCAGGGCTACCTCGCGGAGCGCCTCCTCGGGGCGTGA
- a CDS encoding DsbA family oxidoreductase: MSDPIKVDIWSDVQCPWCYIGKRKFEAGAEQFGGEVEIEYHSFELSPDTPVDFEGSTADYLSKRKGMPLEQVNGMLANVTNIAKSVGLDYDFDSVKQTNTIKAHELLHYAKAQGRQLEMKERLLKAYFEEGEHVGRIEDLADLAAEVGFDRADVVRSLTEEEFLSAVKADQAQAMEYGIQGVPFFVIDGKYGISGAQEAATFAQALQQVRDEKQA, from the coding sequence ATGAGCGATCCCATCAAGGTAGACATCTGGTCAGACGTGCAGTGCCCCTGGTGCTATATCGGTAAGCGTAAATTCGAGGCGGGTGCTGAGCAGTTCGGCGGCGAGGTCGAGATCGAGTACCACTCGTTCGAGCTTTCTCCCGACACCCCTGTCGATTTCGAGGGCAGCACCGCTGACTATTTGAGCAAGCGCAAGGGCATGCCACTTGAGCAGGTGAATGGGATGCTCGCGAATGTGACGAACATCGCGAAGAGTGTGGGGCTCGATTACGACTTCGATTCGGTGAAGCAGACGAACACCATCAAGGCTCACGAGTTGTTGCATTACGCGAAGGCGCAGGGCAGGCAGCTCGAGATGAAGGAGCGGCTGCTGAAGGCCTACTTCGAGGAGGGCGAGCACGTCGGGCGCATTGAGGATCTGGCCGATCTGGCTGCCGAGGTGGGTTTCGACCGTGCGGATGTTGTGCGTTCGCTCACCGAGGAGGAGTTCCTTTCTGCGGTGAAGGCTGATCAGGCGCAGGCGATGGAGTACGGCATCCAGGGTGTTCCGTTCTTTGTCATCGACGGCAAGTACGGCATCTCTGGTGCGCAGGAGGCGGCGACTTTCGCGCAGGCGCTGCAGCAGGTGCGCGACGAGAAGCAGGCATGA
- a CDS encoding aminoacyl-tRNA deacylase — MTEATETTGATGRERVAADAAARGLDVEYVERGPAGSLEEAAASLGIEPSAIVKTLVVKHKDGSFLFALVPGDRQISWPKLRALVGVNKLSLPDAQTAFDATGYERGTITPLGSTSPWPVYADSSFAGKRVSLGAGEHGVSLFVDGDALTASFDAVVADITEALAPRS, encoded by the coding sequence ATGACAGAAGCCACAGAAACGACCGGCGCCACCGGACGTGAACGAGTCGCTGCGGATGCTGCGGCGAGAGGGCTCGACGTCGAATACGTCGAGCGCGGCCCCGCCGGAAGCCTCGAAGAAGCCGCCGCATCCCTCGGAATCGAGCCCTCGGCGATCGTCAAGACGCTCGTCGTCAAACACAAGGACGGCAGCTTCCTCTTCGCTCTCGTGCCCGGCGATCGGCAGATCTCGTGGCCCAAACTGCGCGCGCTCGTGGGCGTCAACAAGCTGTCGCTGCCGGATGCGCAGACCGCCTTCGACGCGACAGGATACGAGCGCGGCACGATAACGCCGCTCGGCAGCACCAGCCCGTGGCCCGTGTACGCCGACAGCAGCTTCGCCGGCAAGCGCGTCTCGCTCGGCGCCGGCGAGCACGGTGTGAGCCTGTTCGTCGACGGGGACGCACTCACCGCATCCTTCGACGCGGTCGTCGCCGACATCACAGAAGCGCTCGCACCCCGCAGCTGA